The Helicobacteraceae bacterium genome includes the window TGCTGATGGAGCTTATTTCGCGGTATCTGCCCTCGCTTGGAATCCATACCTCCAAATCGATCGTTTTCGCGGCGCTAAAGCCCGTATCGCCCGCGCATAGCGCCACGCTGCGGTGCGGCAACTCCAAACTTACCAGTAGATCGCTCGCGCAGGCGATCATCTCCTCAAAAATCCTGTCGCTATCTTCGGGGCGGGTAAGCGCCACAAGCTCCACCTTGTCAAACTGGTGTTGGCGCATCATTCCGCGCGTGTCTTTGCCCGCGCTGCCCGCCTCTTTGCGAAAACAGAGCGTATGCGCCGTCAATTTGATCGGCAACTCCTCTTCGGGAATAATCTCGTCGTAGAATAGATTGACAAGCGGCGCCTCCGCCGTCGGCGTTAGAAAGAGATCGTTTTCGCTTAATTCGCCCGTTTCGGCAAGATATAGATCGGCTTCAAATTTCGGCAGTTGCGCCGTGCCGGTAAGCGTCCTGCGATTAACCAAAACCGGCAGCCACGCCTCTTTGAAACCGCGCGATTCGTTAAAGTCGATCATATAGGCGATCAGCGCGCGCTCTAGCTTCGCGGCGAATCCCCGCATAACGGTAAAGCGCCCGCTAGCGATCTTGGCGGCGCGCTCAAAATCCAGCCAGCCGCGCTCTACGCCAAGCTCGTAGTGCGCCTTTGGCTCGAAGTCAAAAACGCGCGGCGTAAGCGTTCGTTTAATCTCTACGTTATCGTCCTCGTTTGTTCCGTCGGGAACGTCCGCGTCGGGCGGATTTGGAAAGTTAAGCGCCTCTATTTCAAGCTCGTTTTCAGCCGAACGCAACAGATTGGTCAGCGCCGCGATCACGCCTTTGTTTTCGACGACTTGCGCGTTAAGCTCGGAAGCGTCCTCGCCGTTTTTTATAAGAGCGCCGAACATTTTGCTTAGGCGGTTATGCAACGCCTGTTTCTCCTCAAGTTCCCTTCTTAAACGTTTGGCTTCGCTCGCCTTAATTTTAAGCGATTCCAACAGCGTTTCATCTACCTTTTTGCGCCTGATCCGCTCGCAAAAAGCCTTGTAATCGCGTTCTAATTCTTTAAGATCGATCATTTGATTTCGACTCCCCAGCCAAATCTGCTTTGATTGTTTTGCTTTTGTCGTTTGAAGCGACCTCCACGCGATTTCTGCCGCCGGCTTTGGCGAGATACAAAGCCACGTCCGCGCGCCCGATCAAGGTCTCCATAGTATCGCCGCGCTTATAAGAGGAAACGCCGACGCTTACGGTTATTTTAGGCGCGTCGCCGTATTCGTGCGTTTCGACGGCGAGTCGCAACTGCTCCATCTTCCTCGCCGCCCACTCTTCGGAAGTATTTATCAGCACTACTAGAAACTCTTCGCCGCCCCAGCGCGCCGCTAAGTCGGTTTTACGGGTTTTGGCGACGAGAATGTTCGAGAGGGTTTTAAGCGTCTGATCGCCCACGAGATGCCCATATGTGTCGTTTACGGCTTTGAAATGATCGATGTCTAACAGCGCGACGCTTAAACTCTCGTCGTATCTTTCCAAACGATCGATCTCCATTTGAAGCAACTCGTTAATGCGCAAGCGGTTCATTATGCCCGTCAGCGCGTCCGTGTGCGATTGTTTCGTCGCTTCGTTCAATTTTTGTAGCGTTTCCGCCAGCTCTTTTTGCAGGGTTATGTCGTGTCTGATCGCCATATACCCCTTGACGACGCTCGTTTCGGAAAAAATCGGCAGAACCGTAGTCTGAACCCAGAAGAAGCCGCCGTCTTTTTTGCGGTTTTTCAGCTCCCCGCTCCAAGTCAAGTCCTGTTTGATCGTTCCCCACAGATCGGCAAACAACTCTCTTGGCGTGTCGGGGTGGCGCACGATATTATGCGGTTGTCCCAACAGCTCCTCTTTGGTAAATCCCGACACGCGGCAAAACGCCGCGGAAACGTAAGTGATAACGCCCTGCGTATCGGTTCGCGAAGTAATTACGTTTTCATCTACTATGTCTAAATAGTGGTTTAGCTCTCGGTTAAGCTCGTGAACTTGCGCCGTGCGCCGCTTAATCTCCTCTTCGCGTTCTTCTAAAAACCGTTTCATCTTAGCTTCTTCGCGTTCTAATTTGCGGTTTATTTCGTAAACCGCCTCGATAAAACGGTTGAAGTGATCGGCGATAACGCCAAACTCGTTTTTACCCCACTCGCCAAGCCGCACGTCCGGATCGCCGGCGTTTTTCGCAAGACGCTCGGTAGCGTTTTCAAGCTCGGCGATCGGAGCGAAGATTAACTTGGTGGAAAAAGCAAAGAAAAACAGACTCGCCGAAAACGTTAAGGCAAAGATAACCAACGCGATATACTCGATCGAAGCCGAAGAGGTTTTGTCGTATTCCGCGAGCGAAAAGGTGAGGTCCATTACGCCAAGCACCGAGCCGGCTTTTGCGTTGATATGGCAGGTTATACAAGTTTCGTCGGCTTTGAACGGTTTAAGATGGCGAATCTTTCTGTCGTAATCTTTAAAGATAATATCCCTATCGACTCCCGTAGCGATAGCCTCCCTAATCTCTTCGGGGAAACTCGCAAGGCTTGATCGCGGCGAATCGATCGCCGCCGAAGGCGAAACAAACAGCTCAAGTTTATCCACATAGCGTTCGTTTTTGGCTAACTCTAGGGTTTTAAGCACCTGTTGCGAAGAGCCGCCTGCGCTCATAACGGCAAATAGGGTTTGAAAGATAGATCGGCTTAAACGCTCGATGGAGGTTTTCGCCGACTGATCGATAATGTCGCGATAATCCTCTCTTAATACGGCGAGGACGACGATCGTTACCATAGCGACGACGACGAGACCCAAAATAACAAACCGCGTTCGGAGTTTGTAAAGAAAACGCAGGTCTTCTTTTCTAACGCCGCGCTTACCTGTCCGAACCATCTAAATCCTCTGCGCAAAAGACACTTGGCAAGCCCCTTTTCAGAGAGGCTTGCCGTAGGCGACGGGCAAATTACTCAAAACGAAATGTTTTTTTAGCCGTCGTCGTAGCGGTAGTAGCTTCCGTGTCTTGGTCCGTAGGCTTAACCATCAAAGCTTCAAGCTCTTTTTGAGCGGTAATATCCAAGCAAACCGCCACATAGCCCTTCATTTCGTTATCGTCGTCAAAGAGCGGCGAAATAACTATGCGCACCCAATAAGCCGCGCCGTCTTTTCTGCGGTTTTTGATCTCGCCTTGCCAAACCGCGCCGGCTTTGATCGTATGCCATAGCTCGGCAAACGTCTGATCCGGAGTGGTCGGGTGGCGCACGATATTGTGCGGCATATTGATCAGCTCGTCTTTGGCGTAGCCGGAGATGCGGCAGAACGCTTCGCTGACGGAGTTAATCACGCCGTTAAGATCGGTGCGGGAGATGATCACGTTGCTATCCACAATTTCCACGTAGCGGCGTTGCTCGCGATCGGACTTGCGAACCTCTTCCACGCGGCGTTGGAACTCGATTTCGCGTTCTTCCAGCAGTTTTTGCGTTTTCTTCTGCTCGGTAGCCAGACGGCGATTAATCACATACACTTTGTCTATAAAGCGGTTGAAGTGGTGAGAGACTTCGCCAAACTCGTTATAACCGCGCTCTTGCAATCTAACGTCGGGGTCGCCCGCGGTGGAAGCGAGTCTCTTAACCGCGTCGCGCAACTCGTAAAGCGGCGAGAATATCAGATTGGTGGAAACGAAGTTCATAATAATACCGCAAACCACGATCAAACCTAGTATCACCAACACTACTTTTTGAATCGACTCTCTAGATATTTGATCGTATTGATCTTGCGAGAGCGTCAGGTCCATAACGCCCAGCACGTCGCCAATCTTGATGTTCACATGACACTGCACGCACTCGTTTTCAGCCACAAAAGGCTTGATGTAGCGCGCGCCGCGTTTAACCGTTCCCGCGTTTTCGACTTGCTGGAAAACGTCCGCGCCCGATTCAAACACGCTGGCTATTTCTGGCGGCGGGTTAAAGCGATCGGTTGGACGGAAGATTTCAATGATCTCTTTTGAGACGTGCAGATCGAGCTGATCGACGATGTTTTTATTTTTCGCGTCTTCAAGCGCTTTATGCACCTGCTCGCTTCCCCCGAAGTTCATCGAGACAAACAGCGTCTGGAATATCGAATCGCTAAGACGGGTCATCGACTCTTGCGCGGCTTTGTTTGTCATGCTTCTGTAGTCAAGCCACAAAAGCCCGATAATGACGGTCGTTAAAATAACGACTATGACCGAGAACGATAGGATAAAGCGATTACGGATCTTTCCGAAAAAGCCTATTTGTTTCATCTTGGCAACCTTCCCCCAGAAAGTATAGTGTTGCTGTAATACTACTATTTTACTGCTTTAAACGCGCCTCTTTTCGCTTAGATTTTGTCTCAATTATGATAGGAGAGCCTTCAAAATTAGCGTTTTGCCTTAATTTATTTGTTAAATACCGCAAGTAGCTAAAATGGATTGACCGCGGGCGGTTGGAGATCAGAGCGATTTTAGGCGGTTTAACTTCATGCTGCGCGGCGTAGTAGATTTTTACCGTTTTGCCGCGATCGCTTGGAAGCGGGTGCCTGCTAAGCGCCTCGTTGATAATCTCGTTGAGCCGCGCCGTTGGAACGCGGCGCGAGTAGTTTTCATGGACGTTTATAATCAGATCGCCTAGTTTATTCACGCGCTTTTTAGAGAGCGCGCTTAACGTAATAATCGGCGCGTAGCTTAGAAAAACAAAGCGATCGCGAACCTCTTTTTCTAGGATTTTATACTCCGCGCGCGCAATATCGTATTTGTTCAGCACAAGGATCGCCGCCGTCTTGTGCTTGTCCGCCAGCCCCGCTATCCGCTCGTCAAGCTCGGAAAACTCTTCGCTCGCATCGAGCGTTATAAGCGCCACGTCGGCGACGGCGAGCGCCTTTTCGGTGCGATCGAAGGCAAATCTCTCTATACCCTCTATCCTGCTTCGCTTGCGAACGCCGGCGGTATCGACAAAAACAATCTCTCGATCGCCAATCGTTATTCTCTCGTCCACTGGATCGACCGTCGTCCCCGCGACGCGGCTTACTACCGAGCGATCAAAGCCGACAAGCGCGTTTAACAGCGCGCTTTTGCCTACGTTGGGGCGACCGATAATCGCCGCTCTGATCGCTTCGCCTCCTAGCGCGAGCGCGCCGTCGCCTACCGAAGCGGCGATCGCCTTGCCGCAAGCGCGGATAATCTCTCCCGCGCGCCTTCCAAGCTCGTCAAATCCCCGCTTGTGCGAACAGGAGATTGTATATAGCTCTTTAGCCCCAAAACTCATATACTCGTATCTACGGCTTTCAAGCGCGTCGTTATCTATCTTATTTAATACAAGGACGATTGAAGGGTTTAGCTTCTGCGATTCGTAAAAAAGTCGCCTATCCTCGTCGCTTGGCGGTAGTTGCCCGTCAACCAAAAAGAGGATTAGATCGGCGTTTTTTGCCGCCTCGAGCGCCTTTTTGCGAACGAGCGCAAAGATTTCGCCGCGATCTTCCAGCCCGCCCGTATCCATAATCTCAACTTCAAACCCGCCGATAACGGCGCGGGCGATCTTTATATCCCTCGTCGTTCCAGCCGCGTCGCTTTCGATCGCCTCTCGGCTTTTGATTAGACGGTTAAACAACGCGCTTTTTCCCGCGTTCGGACGACCAATAATGGCTACTCTAAACATCTTTTTCCCTACATGACGACGCGGTTGCGCCCCTGCTCTTTAGCCCTGTAAAGCGCCTTGTCCGCCGACTTAATAACGTCGAGGGGCGTTAGCGCGTTTTCGCTGTCGGACGCGCCGACGCTCACGGTTACGACGATATGCTCGCCGTCGCCGTTTTTGCCGCGAACCTTGCGATAGTCTTTCAGTTTCGCTTTGGGTCGCTTAGGCGATCGTTTGATAAAACGCGCCTCTTCCACCATCGCGCGCGTTTCTTCCAAATATGGGGCGGCTTCTTTTTTGTTTTTGCCGTTAAATACGATCGCGAACTCTTCGCCGCCGTAGCGGTAGGTTTTCGCTCCGCCGCGCGTCAACGCAAGTTTCGCCGCGACCATCTTTAGCGCCTGATCGCCCGTGTCGTGTCCATACTCGTCGTTAAATAGCTTGAAATGATCTATGTCGATCATCGCTACGGCGTAACGCCCCGAAAGTTTGCGTAGCGTCTCAAAAAGCGCGCGCCGCCCCAAAAGTCCGGTCAACTCGTCGTAATACGCCAATCTATAGGCAAACCGCGCGAAACCTGTGGCGATAATTAGGGCGAGAGCTAGAAAAAAGACGGTTTGCGCGGCGCGATTAGGACATAAAAAAAGCGAAACGATAACGCCTATAAAAGCAAAAAACATCGCTACGTCGAGCGTATTCTGCCGCTCTACGCATATCTTCGCGATCAGCGACAAAACGGCGGCGGCGCAAAAAATTAGCGCGATTTGCGGAACGTTTTCCAACGCTTGCGGCGGGCTAAATAGGGGCGTAGAGAGAGCGCAAAGAGCCTCCGGCGCGTATTTGCCAAACGCGATCAGAGCGATAATGCCCAGCTCTAAAGCAACCGCCAGCGCTCTCGTAAACGAACGAAAAGAAAAAAAAGAGCGCTCCTCCAGCCACGCGAAAACGGCGAAATTAAGCGGCGCGATATACCACGCGGCAAGCCGCAACAGGTCGATCGACTTCGGCTCAAGGCGATCCGCTAAGCCAAAACTATTCGTTAGCGCCGCGACGATAACCCAGATCGGAATTAGCGCGTAAAACAGGCTTAATCGCCCAAACCATATAGACAACGCGAT containing:
- the der gene encoding ribosome biogenesis GTPase Der; amino-acid sequence: MFRVAIIGRPNAGKSALFNRLIKSREAIESDAAGTTRDIKIARAVIGGFEVEIMDTGGLEDRGEIFALVRKKALEAAKNADLILFLVDGQLPPSDEDRRLFYESQKLNPSIVLVLNKIDNDALESRRYEYMSFGAKELYTISCSHKRGFDELGRRAGEIIRACGKAIAASVGDGALALGGEAIRAAIIGRPNVGKSALLNALVGFDRSVVSRVAGTTVDPVDERITIGDREIVFVDTAGVRKRSRIEGIERFAFDRTEKALAVADVALITLDASEEFSELDERIAGLADKHKTAAILVLNKYDIARAEYKILEKEVRDRFVFLSYAPIITLSALSKKRVNKLGDLIINVHENYSRRVPTARLNEIINEALSRHPLPSDRGKTVKIYYAAQHEVKPPKIALISNRPRSIHFSYLRYLTNKLRQNANFEGSPIIIETKSKRKEARLKQ
- a CDS encoding GGDEF domain-containing protein, with the protein product MGAFDHIGFVLFSLAVLAAAALSVWFSDHLPIDTFLAFAHFFFFASIALSIWFGRLSLFYALIPIWVIVAALTNSFGLADRLEPKSIDLLRLAAWYIAPLNFAVFAWLEERSFFSFRSFTRALAVALELGIIALIAFGKYAPEALCALSTPLFSPPQALENVPQIALIFCAAAVLSLIAKICVERQNTLDVAMFFAFIGVIVSLFLCPNRAAQTVFFLALALIIATGFARFAYRLAYYDELTGLLGRRALFETLRKLSGRYAVAMIDIDHFKLFNDEYGHDTGDQALKMVAAKLALTRGGAKTYRYGGEEFAIVFNGKNKKEAAPYLEETRAMVEEARFIKRSPKRPKAKLKDYRKVRGKNGDGEHIVVTVSVGASDSENALTPLDVIKSADKALYRAKEQGRNRVVM
- the serS gene encoding serine--tRNA ligase, which gives rise to MIDLKELERDYKAFCERIRRKKVDETLLESLKIKASEAKRLRRELEEKQALHNRLSKMFGALIKNGEDASELNAQVVENKGVIAALTNLLRSAENELEIEALNFPNPPDADVPDGTNEDDNVEIKRTLTPRVFDFEPKAHYELGVERGWLDFERAAKIASGRFTVMRGFAAKLERALIAYMIDFNESRGFKEAWLPVLVNRRTLTGTAQLPKFEADLYLAETGELSENDLFLTPTAEAPLVNLFYDEIIPEEELPIKLTAHTLCFRKEAGSAGKDTRGMMRQHQFDKVELVALTRPEDSDRIFEEMIACASDLLVSLELPHRSVALCAGDTGFSAAKTIDLEVWIPSEGRYREISSISNTRDFQPRRTKIRYKSGKSNRLVHALNGSSLAVGRTLIAILENCQRANGEIDLPKALAPYLKQS
- a CDS encoding PAS domain S-box protein, whose protein sequence is MKQIGFFGKIRNRFILSFSVIVVILTTVIIGLLWLDYRSMTNKAAQESMTRLSDSIFQTLFVSMNFGGSEQVHKALEDAKNKNIVDQLDLHVSKEIIEIFRPTDRFNPPPEIASVFESGADVFQQVENAGTVKRGARYIKPFVAENECVQCHVNIKIGDVLGVMDLTLSQDQYDQISRESIQKVVLVILGLIVVCGIIMNFVSTNLIFSPLYELRDAVKRLASTAGDPDVRLQERGYNEFGEVSHHFNRFIDKVYVINRRLATEQKKTQKLLEEREIEFQRRVEEVRKSDREQRRYVEIVDSNVIISRTDLNGVINSVSEAFCRISGYAKDELINMPHNIVRHPTTPDQTFAELWHTIKAGAVWQGEIKNRRKDGAAYWVRIVISPLFDDDNEMKGYVAVCLDITAQKELEALMVKPTDQDTEATTATTTAKKTFRFE
- a CDS encoding diguanylate cyclase, with product MVRTGKRGVRKEDLRFLYKLRTRFVILGLVVVAMVTIVVLAVLREDYRDIIDQSAKTSIERLSRSIFQTLFAVMSAGGSSQQVLKTLELAKNERYVDKLELFVSPSAAIDSPRSSLASFPEEIREAIATGVDRDIIFKDYDRKIRHLKPFKADETCITCHINAKAGSVLGVMDLTFSLAEYDKTSSASIEYIALVIFALTFSASLFFFAFSTKLIFAPIAELENATERLAKNAGDPDVRLGEWGKNEFGVIADHFNRFIEAVYEINRKLEREEAKMKRFLEEREEEIKRRTAQVHELNRELNHYLDIVDENVITSRTDTQGVITYVSAAFCRVSGFTKEELLGQPHNIVRHPDTPRELFADLWGTIKQDLTWSGELKNRKKDGGFFWVQTTVLPIFSETSVVKGYMAIRHDITLQKELAETLQKLNEATKQSHTDALTGIMNRLRINELLQMEIDRLERYDESLSVALLDIDHFKAVNDTYGHLVGDQTLKTLSNILVAKTRKTDLAARWGGEEFLVVLINTSEEWAARKMEQLRLAVETHEYGDAPKITVSVGVSSYKRGDTMETLIGRADVALYLAKAGGRNRVEVASNDKSKTIKADLAGESKSNDRS